A stretch of the Bradyrhizobium sp. CCBAU 53351 genome encodes the following:
- a CDS encoding collagen-like protein, translating into MADDQGRRQGPQGPRGRQGEPGRPGPQGHPGRRGPDGARGKPGPQGKPGPLGKAGPQGKPGPQGKQGEAGPRGAIGVQGPAGPQGPAGPQGPAGPQGPRGEPGPAGQLPSIEQVLPWLDQLFDAWDERRRQREREAAEREALEAAVQEPDAATVDTESDDGEGDGPRKKKKKKKHGQKD; encoded by the coding sequence GTGGCAGACGATCAGGGACGGCGGCAGGGACCTCAAGGGCCGCGCGGACGGCAGGGCGAGCCGGGACGGCCGGGACCGCAGGGTCATCCGGGCCGGCGCGGCCCCGACGGCGCGCGCGGCAAGCCGGGTCCGCAGGGCAAGCCGGGGCCGCTCGGAAAGGCGGGACCTCAGGGCAAGCCCGGTCCGCAAGGCAAGCAAGGCGAGGCCGGCCCGCGCGGGGCCATCGGCGTGCAGGGTCCTGCAGGGCCGCAAGGACCTGCGGGGCCGCAAGGACCTGCGGGGCCGCAAGGCCCGCGCGGCGAGCCGGGACCTGCCGGTCAATTGCCCTCGATCGAACAGGTGCTGCCATGGCTCGATCAGCTGTTCGACGCCTGGGACGAGCGGCGCCGTCAGCGCGAGCGCGAAGCCGCCGAGCGCGAAGCGCTGGAGGCCGCCGTGCAGGAGCCCGATGCAGCGACCGTCGACACCGAGAGCGACGACGGCGAAGGCGACGGGCCCAGGAAGAAGAAGAAAAAGAAGAAGCACGGCCAGAAGGACTAA
- a CDS encoding DUF4262 domain-containing protein — MQDQFEWPKPEHEADKVILRNVRNHGCHITGVPDANPPFAFSIGLYLNYGHPELLIFGQSAQNAQAIINLIRDRAAAGDKFDDDSISDELLENGYKLGFWQVPLAAYPDYLGTAVWFYRKSRLAFPCLQVIWQDVNRRFPWEPECSVSVKADQPLLKKTVS, encoded by the coding sequence ATGCAAGACCAATTTGAGTGGCCCAAGCCGGAGCACGAGGCCGACAAGGTCATCCTGCGCAATGTCCGCAACCACGGCTGCCATATCACAGGCGTACCAGATGCCAATCCACCATTTGCATTTTCGATCGGTCTGTATCTGAACTACGGCCACCCCGAACTCCTTATCTTCGGTCAGAGCGCCCAGAACGCGCAGGCGATCATCAACCTGATCCGCGATCGGGCTGCGGCGGGAGATAAATTCGACGACGACAGTATCTCCGACGAACTGCTGGAGAACGGCTACAAGCTCGGATTCTGGCAAGTGCCGTTGGCGGCTTATCCTGATTACCTCGGCACTGCGGTCTGGTTCTACCGGAAATCGCGACTTGCGTTCCCCTGCCTGCAAGTCATTTGGCAGGACGTCAACAGGCGATTCCCTTGGGAGCCGGAATGCTCGGTCTCCGTGAAGGCGGATCAGCCATTGTTGAAGAAGACCGTTTCTTGA
- a CDS encoding thiazole synthase produces MVTFYGKTFASRLLIGSALYPSPAIMQSAIRASGSNIVTVSLRRESAGGKSGDAFWNLIRELDVTVLPNTAGCRTVREAVTTAKLARELFGTSWIKLEVIADNDTLQPDVVGLVEAATILVKDGFEVFPYCTEDLSVANRLVDAGCKVVMPWAAPIGSAKGITNRDALKLLRDRLPDITLVVDAGLGAPSHAAQALELGYDAVLLNTAIAKAADPVAMAKAFRLGIEAGRTAYEAGLMNARDFASPSTPVVGTPFWHAVS; encoded by the coding sequence ATGGTGACCTTCTACGGCAAAACCTTCGCCTCGCGCCTGCTCATCGGCAGCGCGCTCTATCCCTCGCCGGCGATCATGCAGAGCGCGATCCGCGCCTCCGGCTCGAACATCGTCACGGTGTCGCTGCGGCGCGAATCCGCCGGCGGCAAGAGCGGCGACGCGTTCTGGAACCTGATCCGCGAGCTCGACGTCACCGTGCTGCCGAACACCGCGGGCTGCCGCACCGTGCGCGAGGCGGTGACCACCGCAAAACTCGCGCGCGAATTGTTCGGCACGAGCTGGATCAAGCTCGAAGTGATCGCCGACAACGACACGCTGCAGCCCGACGTCGTTGGCCTGGTCGAAGCCGCCACCATCCTGGTCAAGGACGGTTTTGAAGTATTCCCCTATTGCACCGAGGATCTCTCGGTCGCCAACCGCCTGGTCGATGCCGGCTGCAAGGTGGTGATGCCATGGGCCGCGCCGATCGGCAGCGCGAAGGGCATCACCAATCGCGATGCGCTGAAGCTGCTGCGCGACCGCCTGCCCGACATCACCCTGGTGGTCGACGCCGGCCTGGGCGCGCCCAGCCACGCCGCGCAGGCGCTGGAGCTCGGCTATGATGCCGTGCTGCTCAACACCGCGATCGCAAAGGCCGCCGATCCCGTCGCGATGGCCAAGGCCTTCCGCTTGGGTATCGAGGCCGGCCGCACCGCTTACGAGGCCGGGCTAATGAACGCCCGCGACTTCGCCTCCCCTTCCACCCCTGTCGTTGGGACCCCGTTCTGGCATGCCGTATCCTGA
- the thiS gene encoding sulfur carrier protein ThiS has translation MRLIVNGEQRDVTAASVDALLAELDYEGTHFAIALNYDVVPKSRWAETSLKAGDEIEIITPRQGG, from the coding sequence ATGCGTCTGATCGTCAACGGTGAGCAGCGCGACGTGACCGCGGCCAGCGTCGACGCGCTGCTCGCCGAGCTCGATTACGAGGGCACCCATTTCGCGATCGCGCTGAACTACGACGTCGTGCCGAAAAGCCGCTGGGCCGAGACGAGCCTGAAGGCCGGCGACGAGATCGAGATCATCACGCCACGGCAGGGAGGGTGA
- a CDS encoding RidA family protein, with amino-acid sequence MPIQHFAPPPHVKAPPLSFATRVGDLLFVSGIPGFDAHGALPDGFEAQFANVVVNIKRVLDEAGAGIRDLAKVNVLLTRPSDVAAMNALYAGAFGPPPYPARTTCVVQALPDPKMLIEIEAVASLAKG; translated from the coding sequence ATGCCGATCCAGCATTTCGCACCCCCGCCCCACGTGAAAGCGCCGCCGCTGTCCTTTGCGACGCGGGTCGGCGATCTCCTGTTCGTCTCGGGCATTCCCGGCTTCGACGCCCATGGCGCGCTGCCTGATGGTTTCGAGGCGCAGTTCGCCAATGTCGTCGTCAACATCAAGCGCGTGCTGGACGAGGCCGGCGCCGGTATCCGCGACCTCGCCAAGGTCAACGTGCTCTTGACCCGCCCCTCCGACGTCGCCGCCATGAATGCGCTCTATGCCGGCGCCTTCGGCCCGCCGCCTTACCCGGCGCGCACGACGTGCGTGGTGCAGGCCCTGCCCGATCCGAAGATGCTGATCGAGATCGAGGCGGTGGCCTCGCTGGCGAAGGGCTAG
- a CDS encoding thiamine phosphate synthase gives MPYPDRFYPVVDSLAWVERLTKLGVGTIQLRAKELDDGQALQMVTDALAITKGTQAKLVVNDYWRAAIVADAKYLHLGQEDLAEADLKAIREAGLSLGISTHDDAELETALKAKPDYVALGPIFFTTLKSMRFEPQGIPKITEWKKRIGTIPLVAIGGIKFEHAAEIFAAGADSIAVVSDVTQNADPDARVRQWLGLKEAA, from the coding sequence ATGCCGTATCCTGATCGCTTCTATCCCGTCGTCGACAGCCTTGCGTGGGTCGAGCGCCTCACAAAACTCGGCGTCGGCACCATTCAGTTACGCGCCAAGGAGCTCGATGACGGGCAGGCCTTGCAGATGGTCACCGACGCGCTGGCGATCACGAAAGGCACGCAAGCCAAGCTGGTCGTGAACGATTATTGGCGCGCCGCGATCGTCGCCGACGCAAAATATCTGCATCTCGGCCAGGAGGATCTCGCAGAGGCCGACCTCAAGGCGATCCGCGAGGCCGGCCTGTCACTCGGCATCTCAACCCATGACGATGCCGAGCTTGAAACCGCGCTCAAGGCAAAGCCGGATTACGTCGCGCTCGGCCCGATCTTCTTCACCACGCTCAAGTCGATGCGCTTCGAGCCGCAGGGCATTCCGAAGATCACCGAATGGAAGAAGCGCATCGGCACCATCCCGCTGGTCGCCATCGGCGGCATCAAGTTCGAGCACGCTGCGGAGATCTTTGCCGCGGGCGCGGATTCGATCGCGGTGGTGTCCGACGTCACCCAGAACGCCGACCCCGATGCGCGGGTGCGGCAATGGCTCGGCCTGAAGGAGGCGGCGTGA
- a CDS encoding mismatch-specific DNA-glycosylase has protein sequence MSNIIHRLPDQLRPNLRLVFVGTAASTRSAELGHYYAHPGNRFWRAIHESGITPRRYQPGEFAELIALGIGFTDLSKSGAGMDHQIEAASIDVPGFKAKIEKYRPRTIAFTSKKAASLFYGKPSAAIALGRQVRDGSLPEIFVLPSPSGAASGHWTIEPWRELGAWIGRAP, from the coding sequence ATGTCCAACATCATTCACCGCCTTCCCGACCAGCTCCGTCCCAACCTCCGCCTCGTCTTCGTCGGCACCGCCGCCTCGACGCGCTCGGCGGAGCTCGGGCACTACTACGCGCATCCCGGCAACCGCTTCTGGCGCGCGATCCATGAGTCCGGAATCACGCCGCGGCGCTATCAGCCAGGCGAGTTCGCGGAGCTGATCGCGCTCGGGATCGGCTTCACTGATCTGTCCAAGTCGGGTGCCGGGATGGATCACCAGATCGAGGCTGCTTCGATCGACGTACCCGGCTTCAAAGCCAAGATCGAAAAGTATCGGCCGCGAACGATCGCGTTCACGAGCAAGAAGGCGGCGAGCTTGTTTTATGGCAAGCCGTCGGCTGCGATCGCGCTGGGGCGGCAGGTGCGCGACGGAAGCTTGCCGGAGATATTCGTGCTTCCCTCGCCGTCCGGCGCGGCGTCCGGGCATTGGACGATCGAGCCGTGGCGCGAACTGGGGGCGTGGATTGGTCGCGCCCCCTGA
- the thiC gene encoding phosphomethylpyrimidine synthase ThiC, with the protein MNIRSNPEKTVPAVTTGPLPSSRKIFASPDAAPDLRVPLREIILSEGAGEPNLPVYDTSGPYTDPSVTIDVNAGLARSRKQWVLERGGVEEYEGRQIKPEDNGSVSTDKAARAFSAYHKPLRGLDGHKITQLEFARAGIITKEMIYVAARENLGRKQQLERAEAALADGESFGAAVPAFITPEFVRDEIARGRAIIPCNINHSELEPMIIGRNFLTKINANIGNSAVTSSVEEEVEKMVWAIRWGADTVMDLSTGRNIHTTREWILRNSPVPIGTVPIYQALEKCNGDPVKLTWELYKDTLIEQCEQGVDYFTIHAGVRLSYIHLTASRVTGIVSRGGSIMAKWCLAHHKESFLYTHFDEICDLMRKYDVSFSLGDGLRPGSIADANDRAQFAELETLGELTKIAWDKGCQVMIEGPGHVPMHKIKINMDKQLKECGEAPFYTLGPLTTDIAPGYDHITSGIGAAMIGWFGCAMLCYVTPKEHLGLPDRNDVKTGVITYKIAAHASDLAKGHPAAQLRDDALSRARFDFRWSDQFNLGLDPDTAKNFHDETLPKEAHKVAHFCSMCGPKFCSMKITQDVRDYAATLNDPNSVGMSMQGTAEDGMAKMSAKFKEMGSSVYLDAEKVKESNRVL; encoded by the coding sequence ATGAACATCCGCTCCAACCCCGAAAAAACCGTCCCCGCCGTCACCACCGGCCCGCTTCCCTCCTCGCGAAAGATCTTCGCGTCCCCTGACGCCGCCCCCGATCTGCGCGTGCCCCTGCGCGAGATCATCCTGTCCGAAGGCGCCGGCGAGCCGAACCTGCCGGTCTACGACACCTCCGGCCCCTACACCGATCCTTCCGTCACGATCGACGTCAACGCCGGCCTTGCCCGCAGCCGCAAGCAATGGGTTCTGGAGCGCGGCGGCGTCGAGGAATATGAGGGCCGCCAGATCAAGCCGGAAGACAATGGCAGCGTCTCCACCGACAAGGCTGCGCGCGCCTTCTCGGCCTATCACAAGCCGCTGCGCGGCCTCGACGGCCACAAGATCACGCAGCTCGAATTCGCCCGCGCCGGCATCATCACCAAGGAGATGATCTACGTCGCCGCCCGCGAAAACCTCGGCCGCAAGCAGCAGCTCGAGCGCGCGGAAGCCGCCCTTGCCGACGGCGAAAGCTTCGGCGCTGCGGTCCCCGCCTTCATCACGCCCGAGTTCGTGCGCGACGAGATCGCGCGCGGCCGCGCCATCATTCCCTGCAACATCAACCACAGCGAACTCGAGCCGATGATCATCGGCCGCAACTTCCTGACCAAGATCAACGCCAATATCGGCAACTCCGCGGTGACCTCGTCGGTCGAGGAAGAGGTCGAGAAGATGGTGTGGGCGATCCGCTGGGGCGCCGACACCGTGATGGACCTCTCGACCGGCCGCAACATCCACACCACCCGCGAATGGATCCTGCGCAACTCGCCGGTGCCGATCGGCACGGTGCCGATCTACCAGGCGCTGGAGAAGTGCAACGGCGATCCCGTCAAGCTGACCTGGGAGCTCTACAAGGACACGCTGATCGAGCAGTGCGAGCAGGGCGTCGACTACTTTACGATCCACGCCGGCGTGCGCCTGTCCTACATCCACCTCACCGCCAGCCGCGTCACCGGCATCGTCAGCCGCGGCGGCTCGATCATGGCGAAGTGGTGCCTGGCGCATCACAAGGAGAGCTTCCTCTACACGCATTTCGACGAGATCTGCGACCTCATGCGCAAGTATGACGTCTCGTTCTCGCTCGGCGACGGCCTGCGTCCGGGCTCGATCGCCGACGCCAACGACCGCGCGCAGTTTGCCGAGCTCGAAACCCTCGGCGAGCTCACCAAGATCGCGTGGGACAAGGGCTGCCAGGTCATGATCGAGGGCCCCGGCCACGTGCCGATGCACAAGATCAAGATCAACATGGACAAGCAGCTCAAGGAGTGCGGCGAGGCTCCGTTCTACACGCTTGGGCCCCTGACCACCGACATCGCGCCGGGCTATGACCACATCACGTCAGGCATCGGGGCCGCCATGATCGGCTGGTTCGGCTGCGCCATGCTCTGCTACGTCACGCCGAAGGAGCATCTCGGCCTGCCCGATCGCAACGACGTCAAGACCGGCGTCATCACCTACAAGATCGCGGCTCACGCGTCTGACCTCGCCAAGGGCCACCCCGCCGCGCAACTGCGCGACGACGCCCTCTCCCGCGCCCGTTTCGACTTCCGCTGGAGCGACCAGTTCAACCTCGGCCTCGATCCCGATACCGCGAAGAACTTCCACGACGAGACCCTGCCGAAGGAAGCCCACAAGGTCGCCCATTTCTGCTCGATGTGCGGCCCAAAGTTCTGCTCGATGAAGATCACGCAGGACGTGCGGGATTATGCGGCGACGCTGAACGACCCGAACAGCGTCGGCATGTCGATGCAGGGCACGGCAGAAGACGGCATGGCCAAGATGAGCGCGAAGTTCAAGGAGATGGGGAGCAGCGTTTATCTGGATGCGGAGAAGGTGAAGGAGAGTAATCGGGTGTTGTGA
- a CDS encoding glutathione S-transferase family protein, which yields MPPTITAFENSPDRGKGQARDMRVRWAFEEVGQPYDVRLVSFKAMKEPAHLALHPFGQIPTYEDGDLALFESGAIVLHIAERHDGLLSKDANTRARAIAWMFAALSTIEPPIVELTMAMLFERDKSWSAERLPMLQDRVRVRLGELSARISGADWLDGAFSAGDLMMVTVLRRLNTSGLLDEYPAIAAYVARGEARPAFRRAFDAQLAVFTATARS from the coding sequence ATGCCCCCCACCATCACCGCCTTCGAAAACTCCCCCGACCGCGGCAAGGGCCAGGCCCGCGACATGCGGGTTCGCTGGGCGTTCGAGGAGGTCGGTCAGCCCTACGACGTCCGCCTCGTGTCGTTCAAGGCGATGAAGGAGCCCGCGCATCTTGCGCTCCATCCGTTCGGGCAGATTCCGACCTATGAGGATGGCGATCTCGCGCTGTTCGAGTCCGGCGCAATCGTGCTGCACATCGCCGAGCGCCATGATGGCTTGCTGTCTAAAGATGCCAATACGCGCGCCCGCGCGATCGCGTGGATGTTCGCCGCGCTGAGCACAATTGAGCCGCCGATCGTCGAGCTCACCATGGCGATGCTCTTCGAGCGCGACAAGAGCTGGTCCGCGGAGCGGCTGCCGATGTTGCAGGATCGCGTCCGCGTCAGGCTCGGCGAATTGTCCGCTCGCATCAGTGGTGCGGACTGGCTCGACGGCGCGTTCAGCGCCGGCGATCTCATGATGGTGACGGTGCTGCGGCGGTTGAACACATCGGGCCTGCTCGATGAATATCCTGCCATCGCCGCTTACGTCGCGCGCGGCGAGGCACGGCCCGCGTTCCGCCGCGCGTTCGACGCGCAGCTTGCGGTGTTCACCGCAACGGCGCGCTCGTAG
- a CDS encoding lytic transglycosylase domain-containing protein encodes MKILRIAVLLVAGLTLPQAAFAGEAEYAEMVAAHARANGVPEALVHRVIMRESRYQPHLVGRGGTIGLMQIKLATARGVGYTGDAAGLRDPNTNLTYAVKYLAGAYRAANGDHARAVRYFAGGYYYAAKRQRQEAVQVANMGETMGQGVMGQPWLEPNGNPQPMFGNVPHRKLAQRVRNARAQASR; translated from the coding sequence ATGAAGATTTTACGCATTGCCGTGCTGCTCGTGGCCGGACTGACATTGCCGCAGGCGGCCTTCGCCGGTGAAGCCGAATATGCCGAGATGGTCGCGGCCCATGCCCGCGCCAACGGCGTGCCGGAAGCGCTGGTGCATCGCGTGATCATGCGCGAGAGCCGTTATCAGCCCCACCTCGTCGGCCGTGGCGGCACCATCGGGCTGATGCAGATCAAGCTCGCGACCGCGCGCGGCGTCGGCTACACCGGCGATGCCGCGGGCCTGCGCGATCCCAACACCAACCTCACCTATGCCGTGAAATACCTCGCCGGCGCCTATCGCGCTGCCAATGGCGACCACGCCCGCGCCGTGCGTTATTTCGCCGGCGGCTATTACTATGCCGCCAAGCGCCAGCGTCAGGAGGCCGTGCAGGTCGCCAACATGGGCGAGACCATGGGCCAGGGGGTTATGGGTCAACCTTGGCTGGAGCCGAACGGCAATCCGCAGCCGATGTTCGGCAATGTGCCGCACCGCAAGCTGGCCCAGCGCGTGCGCAACGCGCGGGCGCAGGCCTCGCGGTAA
- a CDS encoding J domain-containing protein has translation MMERLDTRLDSWKLALERLRSAQSADFAQAGRLVAEIARMSVDVTLRQAAEQALPVLRQAVDNDDDGVTLAAQRRLGVVLEVVHDLTAPRFGRRNATPKKLSSEDRARKMLGLPLAVQLTCEDINQAYRRAAKGMHPDHGGSAQAFIDLAAARDVLIHPGAHKDA, from the coding sequence ATGATGGAACGGCTCGACACTCGGCTGGACTCCTGGAAACTGGCTCTGGAACGCCTGCGGTCGGCGCAATCCGCCGACTTCGCCCAGGCGGGCCGGCTCGTGGCCGAGATCGCGCGGATGAGCGTCGACGTCACGCTGCGCCAGGCGGCGGAGCAGGCGCTGCCGGTGCTGCGCCAGGCGGTCGACAATGACGATGACGGCGTCACGCTGGCGGCGCAGCGCCGTCTCGGCGTGGTGCTCGAGGTCGTCCATGATTTGACCGCGCCGCGCTTCGGCCGCCGCAACGCCACGCCGAAGAAGCTCTCCAGCGAGGATCGCGCCCGCAAGATGCTCGGCCTGCCGCTCGCGGTGCAGCTCACCTGCGAGGACATCAACCAAGCCTATCGCCGCGCCGCCAAGGGCATGCATCCCGACCACGGCGGCAGCGCGCAAGCCTTCATCGACCTCGCCGCCGCGCGCGACGTCCTGATCCATCCCGGCGCGCACAAGGACGCGTGA
- a CDS encoding helix-turn-helix domain-containing protein gives MTTVHVAASEPGAQFLAPNQIVPLLIGATVDEVERELVLQTLARCDGNRTRASRVLGLSVRTLRNKIKLYAASGIDVPAYQD, from the coding sequence ATGACCACTGTTCATGTCGCCGCGTCCGAGCCGGGCGCGCAATTTCTTGCTCCTAACCAGATCGTTCCGCTTCTGATCGGCGCCACCGTCGACGAGGTCGAGCGCGAGCTCGTGCTCCAGACGCTGGCGCGCTGCGACGGCAACCGAACGCGCGCCTCGCGCGTGCTCGGCCTGTCGGTGCGCACGCTGCGCAACAAGATCAAGCTCTACGCCGCCTCCGGCATCGACGTGCCCGCCTATCAGGATTAG
- a CDS encoding FAD-dependent oxidoreductase — protein MLQTTKRPDSPVSIIGAGIAGAWQALLFAQAGHAVTLHERGDEAMTDATSHWAGGMLAPYCEAEVAEPIISRLGLRSLDVWRRELPDTPFNGSLVVAHPRERNDFERFARMTEDHRRLDAAGLAALEPSLEGRFRDALFFPAEGHVEPRRVLPQLHERIRAAGGTIKFESDVTVDDLAKDPDGIVIDCRGLGARDEEPELRGVKGEMILIETAEVQLARPVRLMHPRWPLYVIPRENNLFMLGATSIEAEDTGVSVRSALELLGAAYAVHPAFGEARIVEFGSGLRPAFPDNLPRIGIRGRRITVNGLYRHGFLIAPALAELTLNYVERGQIDNEVMQCV, from the coding sequence ATGTTGCAAACGACCAAGCGACCGGATTCTCCGGTATCCATCATCGGCGCAGGCATTGCGGGCGCCTGGCAGGCTCTGCTGTTCGCGCAGGCCGGCCATGCCGTGACCTTGCACGAGCGCGGTGACGAGGCGATGACGGACGCCACCAGCCATTGGGCCGGCGGCATGCTCGCGCCCTATTGCGAGGCGGAGGTCGCCGAACCCATCATCAGCCGGCTCGGCCTGCGCTCGCTCGACGTCTGGCGGCGCGAGCTGCCCGACACGCCGTTCAACGGCTCGCTCGTCGTCGCCCATCCACGCGAGCGCAACGATTTCGAGCGCTTTGCCCGCATGACCGAGGATCACCGCCGGCTCGACGCCGCCGGGCTCGCCGCGCTCGAGCCGTCGCTGGAGGGCCGCTTCCGCGACGCGCTGTTCTTCCCGGCCGAGGGCCATGTCGAGCCGCGCCGCGTGCTGCCGCAGCTGCACGAGCGCATCCGCGCCGCCGGCGGCACCATCAAGTTCGAAAGCGACGTCACCGTCGACGATCTCGCAAAAGACCCTGACGGCATCGTGATCGACTGCCGCGGCCTCGGCGCCCGCGACGAGGAGCCGGAGCTTCGCGGCGTCAAGGGCGAGATGATCCTGATCGAGACCGCCGAGGTGCAGCTCGCGCGCCCAGTGCGGCTGATGCATCCGCGCTGGCCGCTCTACGTGATCCCGCGCGAGAACAATTTGTTCATGCTGGGCGCGACCTCGATCGAGGCCGAGGACACCGGCGTCAGCGTCCGCTCCGCGCTCGAGCTGCTCGGCGCCGCCTATGCGGTGCATCCGGCCTTCGGCGAAGCCCGCATCGTCGAATTCGGCTCGGGGCTTCGTCCCGCTTTTCCCGACAATCTGCCGCGCATCGGCATTCGCGGCCGCAGGATCACCGTCAACGGGCTCTACCGGCACGGCTTCCTGATCGCCCCCGCGCTCGCCGAGCTGACGCTCAACTATGTCGAGCGCGGCCAGATCGACAACGAGGTGATGCAATGCGTCTGA
- a CDS encoding SDR family NAD(P)-dependent oxidoreductase, protein MALLANHIAVVTGAGSGIGRAIAAGYAREGARVVLLDVNSDTVAEAAQEIREAGGKAESFALDVTRREDCFALAKQVEGKVGQVSILVNNAGITRRNAFTAEAETVAKDWNDIISLNLNGVFNMTQAFLAPLRASKGRIVNIGSIQSFVHLRTPSSAAYTTSKHGVLGFTKALAVELGKEGVRVNAIGPGFIETNINANVRATNPALVQAFLDHTPLARTGKPEDIVGPALFLASDLSAYVTGTIVMVDGGYRTV, encoded by the coding sequence ATGGCATTGCTCGCAAACCACATCGCCGTCGTCACCGGGGCCGGTTCCGGCATCGGCCGCGCGATCGCCGCCGGCTATGCGCGCGAGGGCGCGCGGGTGGTGCTGCTCGACGTCAATTCCGACACGGTCGCGGAGGCCGCGCAGGAGATCCGAGAAGCGGGTGGCAAGGCCGAGAGCTTTGCGCTCGACGTGACCAGGCGCGAGGATTGCTTCGCGCTGGCAAAGCAGGTCGAAGGCAAGGTCGGGCAGGTCTCGATCCTCGTCAACAATGCCGGCATCACCCGCCGCAACGCCTTCACCGCGGAGGCCGAAACGGTGGCGAAGGACTGGAACGACATCATCTCGCTCAACCTCAACGGCGTCTTCAACATGACGCAGGCCTTCCTCGCGCCTTTGCGCGCGAGCAAGGGCCGCATCGTCAATATCGGCTCGATCCAGTCCTTCGTGCATCTGCGCACGCCGAGCTCGGCGGCCTATACGACCTCGAAGCACGGCGTGCTCGGCTTCACCAAGGCGCTCGCGGTTGAGCTCGGCAAGGAAGGCGTGCGCGTCAACGCGATCGGGCCGGGCTTCATCGAGACCAACATCAACGCCAATGTGCGCGCCACCAATCCGGCGCTGGTGCAGGCCTTCCTCGACCACACCCCGCTGGCGCGCACCGGCAAACCGGAGGATATCGTCGGCCCCGCGCTCTTCCTCGCGTCGGATCTGTCGGCCTATGTCACGGGAACGATCGTGATGGTGGACGGTGGCTACCGGACGGTGTGA
- a CDS encoding DUF2277 domain-containing protein, protein MCRNIKTLFNFEPPATEDEIHASALQFVRKLSGFNKPSQANEAAFDRAVAEVSEAARRLLSSLHTHAPARDREVEAERAKERSRLRFG, encoded by the coding sequence ATGTGCCGCAACATCAAGACGCTGTTCAACTTCGAGCCGCCGGCGACGGAGGATGAGATCCACGCCAGCGCGCTCCAGTTTGTGCGAAAATTGTCCGGCTTCAACAAGCCGTCGCAGGCCAACGAGGCGGCGTTCGACCGTGCCGTGGCGGAGGTTTCGGAGGCCGCGCGGAGACTCCTGAGCTCGCTGCACACCCATGCCCCGGCGCGCGACCGCGAGGTCGAGGCGGAGAGGGCCAAGGAACGCTCGCGGCTGCGCTTCGGCTAG